From Mya arenaria isolate MELC-2E11 chromosome 1, ASM2691426v1, a single genomic window includes:
- the LOC128235734 gene encoding zinc finger MYND domain-containing protein 11-like, whose product MVIPSMAQYGQTLFVAALSNHIDEMAQCQNCYYMSNAKPRHWFAQPCDPPHELVYAKLKGYSYWPAKVIHYINEERYDVRFFGNPHQRAVIPKDQIKPIDADLKKVTFKKTTGFNKSMEELKIHQKLLQEQEQRAEEEDNEDEEEEEEQHTTVSSTSISTSKAAKRKRVSVPDDVVTSTEEYQPSKSMAASTDDFAFNGEEVEAKKEPHKPPKKRSRLSTNNTASQTSKKATTTVSSTQTEEQTIDTATPSPSLESSPSLSQSVTDTPSKTDEVKSDEPPVLENEEEKTCNCASKHSRLMVEQKERMEKHFREEKARGLEELSERLRKDFEEDKQQAVSRAMSKLQAELDKVRRQTEEKCKEQYKDEMKKLAQKHKETISATKKKQWCFNCEEEAMYHCCWNTSYCSVKCQQEHWHKEHKRVCRRKR is encoded by the exons ATGGTCATACCATCAATGGCACAGTATGGTCAAACCCTGTTTGTCGCAGCATTGTCAAACCAT ATAGATGAGATGGCCCAATGTCAGAACTGCTACTACATGTCGAATGCTAAACCCAGGCACTGGTTTGCCCAACCTTGT GACCCCCCACATGAGTTGGTTTATGCCAAGTTGAAGGGCTACAGCTACTGGCCGGCTAAGGTTATACACTATATCAACGAGGAACGATATGACGTCAGGTTCTTCGGTAACCCCCATCAGCGAGCCGTCATTCCAAAAGATCAGATTAAACCCATAGATGCAGATCTCAAAAAGGTTACATTCAAGAAAACAACAG GTTTCAACAAGTCAATGGAGGAACTGAAGATTCACCAGAAGCTGCTTCAGGAGCAGGAGCAGCGGGCTGAGGAGGAGGATAACGAGGATGAGGAGGAAGAAGAGGAGCAGCACACAACAGTTTCCTCCACCTCCATCTCAACCAGCAAGGCTGCCAAGAGGAAACGG GTATCAGTCCCAGATGACGTAGTGACGTCCACTGAGGAGTACCAGCCAAGTAAGTCAATGGCTGCGAGCACAGACGATTTCGCCTTTAATGGAGAAGAAGTTGAAGCAAAGAAAGAGCCACACAAACCGCCCAAGAAACGGTCACGCCTATCCACCAACAACACTGCATCACAGACAAGCAAGAAG GCAACAACCACAGTATCATCAACACAAACAGAGGAGCAGACAATAGACACAGCTACGCCATCACCCAGCCTGGAGTCATCGCCATCGTTGTCACAGAGTGTCACTGATACTCCCAGTAAAACTGACGAGGTCAAG TCTGACGAGCCCCCTGTGTTAGAGAATGAGGAAGAAAAGACCTGTAACTGTGCCAGCAAACATAGTCGTCTGATGGTCGAGCAGAAAGAGAGAATGGAGAAACACTTCCGCGAGGAGAAGGCCAGAGGATTAGAGGAGCTCTCGGAAAGG cttCGTAAGGATTTTGAGGAAGACAAACAGCAGGCTGTGTCGCGTGCAATGAGTAAACTGCAGGCGGAACTAGACAAGGTTCGCCGACAGACAGAGGAGAAATGTAAGGAGCAGTACAAAGATGAGATGAAGAAACTGGCACAGAAACACAAAGAAACAATCTCTGCGACCAAGAAAAAACAATGG tgtttcaATTGTGAGGAGGAAGCCATGTACCACTGTTGTTGGAACACATCGTACTGTAGTGTGAAATGTCAGCAGGAACACTGGCACAAGGAACACAAGAGGGTCTGTCGCAGGAAGAGATAA